A part of Aspergillus oryzae RIB40 DNA, chromosome 7 genomic DNA contains:
- the nde1 gene encoding nuclear distribution protein NudE (predicted protein) — protein MAIERSVLLEEEIKIGEKERENLRIENQHLRTELSELKVESEIVQERLRNAESHGGRRRKPAPLHRTPSTPQTPEIFDRSPGPSTVSSPIFATPPMKTSLIAATATPPSPPISESSTSMRKSINATPGFPRQKASGSESYSSRSLHSFPRQKASGSESYSSRSLHGSRTQKLSHAHSRATSSAHSNGRSTTSATSRASLSKPSPSLSKPSPSISRASPGFSRPSPSLSKSTNNNNSTRSSGMPKSGSLYQIRGLIGKMQKLEERVQSAKSKLPAPSDSPSRVSSRSGSIVSESPVASTITVRREPRKRLSGSSFSSSIHGDGVSSYVSTSRPSFNSRPSSRTSYSSSFSHSTHPSIAPSTRPESRQSRTKTPLGHYSTNPTTESRRPRSSLSNPAGQNVPINGMSHIDEDEDLSMHMSMRAKISEVRETRLPSFSTPSGLKKRTPSGIPSIPAPRSFRTSTGLDRREGHMGPPDSKTKTTTDLGETF, from the coding sequence ATGGCCATTGAGAGAAGCGTATTGctagaagaggagatcaaaatcggagaaaaggaacgaGAGAATCTGCGCATTGAGAACCAGCATCTTCGTACTGAATTGTCTGAGCTGAAGGTCGAAAGCGAGattgtacaggagagactCCGGAATGCGGAATCCCACGGTGGCCGACGCAGGAAGCCAGCTCCCTTGCACCGCACTCCATCCACACCACAGACTCCGGAAATATTCGACCGTTCTCCAGGACCGTCGACTGTGTCATCTCCTATATTTGCTACACCACCTATGAAGACGTCACTAATAGCTGCGACTGCAACCCCGCCGTCGCCGCCGATATCCGAGTCATCCACCAGTATGCGCAAGTCCATCAATGCGACTCCTGGGTTCCCTCGGCAGAAGGCCTCTGGTTCCGAGTCCTATAGCTCTCGATCTTTGCATAGCTTCCCCCGGCAGAAGGCTTCTGGCTCCGAGTCATATAGCTCTCGATCTTTGCATGGATCCAGGACTCAGAAACTCTCCCACGCCCACTCTCGCGCAACGTCCTCGGCACACAGCAATGGCCGCTCGACTACATCGGCTACTTCCCGCGCGAGTCTTTCCAAGCCCAGTCCCAGTCTCTCCAAGCCTAGCCCCAGTATCTCCAGGGCCAGTCCGGGTTTCTCCAGGCCCAGCCCGAGTCTTTCTAAATCCACCAACAATAATAACAGCACTCGGTCGTCCGGGATGCCTAAGTCTGGGTCATTGTATCAAATTCGTGGTCTGATCGGCAAAATGCAGAAACTGGAAGAAAGGGTCCAGTCGGCCAAATCCAAACTCCCGGCACCCTCTGACTCACCGTCCCGGGTCTCTTCTCGCTCCGGGTCAATAGTTAGCGAGAGTCCTGTTGCTTCCACAATTACTGTTCGCAGGGAACCTCGTAAACGATTAAGTGGCAGCAGCTTTAGTTCCTCAATTCACGGCGATGGTGTCTCATCATATGTCTCAACCAGTCGACCATCTTTTAACAGTCGGCCAAGCAGCCGCACGAGCTACTCAAGTTCGTTCAGCCACAGCACACACCCTAGTATTGCACCTTCGACTCGGCCTGAAAGTCGCCAGAGTCGGACCAAAACGCCACTGGGACATTATTCGACAAATCCAACCACTGAAAGTCGGCGGCCGCGGTCATCGCTTAGCAATCCGGCGGGACAAAATGTACCCATAAACGGCATGTCTCATattgacgaagatgaggatctcTCCATGCACATGTCCATGCGGGCAAAGATTAGTGAGGTCCGCGAAACTCGTCTTCCGTCGTTTTCTACCCCCAGTGGGCTCAAGAAGCGCACCCCCAGCGGAATTCCCTCCATCCCTGCACCTCGCAGCTTTCGCACTAGCACGGGACTTGATCGACGGGAGGGTCACATGGGGCCGCCCGATTCGAAGACAAAAACCACCACCGATCTGGGCGAGACTTTCTAA
- a CDS encoding acetyl-CoA carboxylase ACC1 (acetyl-CoA carboxylase): MAHVNGTSTAQYNLPSHFIGGNHLEAAAPSSVKDFVAKHGGHSVISSVLIANNGIAAVKEIRSVRKWAYETFGNERAIQFTVMATPEDLRANADYIRMADQYVEVPGGTNNNNYANVELIVDVAERMDVHAVWAGWGHASENPRLPESLAASPKKILFIGPPASAMRSLGDKISSTIVAQHAGVPCIPWSGTGVEEVKVDDKGIVTVEDEVYNRGCTFSPEEGLQKAKEIGFPVMIKASEGGGGKGIRKVESEEDFVNLYNAAANEIPGSPIFIMKLAGNARHLEVQLLADQYGNNISLFGRDCSVQRRHQKIIEEAPVTIAKPTTFQAMERAAVSLGKLVGYVSAGTVEYLYSHADDKFYFLELNPRLQVEHPTTEMVSGVNLPAAQLQIAMGIPLHRIRDIRLLYGVDPNTSSEIDFDFSNEESYKTQRRPQPKGHTTACRITSEDPGEGFKPSSGTMHELNFRSSSNVWGYFSVGTAGGIHSFSDSQFGHIFAYGENRSASRKHMVIALKELSIRGDFRTTVEYLIKLLETPAFEDNTITTGWLDQLITNKLTAERPDPIVAVLCGAVTKAHQASEAGVEEYRKGLEKGQVPSKDVLKTVFPVDFIYEGLRYKFTATRASLDSYHLFINGSKCSVGVRALADGGLLVLLDGRSHNVYWKEEAAATRLSVDGKTCLLEQENDPTQLRTPSPGKLVKFTVENGEHVRAGQAFAEVEVMKMYMPLIAQEDGIVQLIKQPGATLEAGDILGILALDDPSRVKHAQPFTGQLPDLGPPQVVGNKPPQRFFLLHSILENILRGFDNQVIMGTTLKELVEVLRDPELPYGEWNAQSSALHSRMPQRLDTQLQNIVDRARARKTEFPAKQLQKTIARFIEENLNPADAEILRTTLLPLEQVINKYIDGLKTNEFNVFIGLLEQYYDVEKLFSGRNTRDEDAILKLRDEHKDDIISVVQTVLSHSRIGAKNNLILAILAMYRPNQPGVGNVSKHFKPILQKLTELESRSAAKVTLKAREVLIQCALPSLEERLSQMELILRSSVVESRYGETGWDHREPDFGVLKEVVDSKYTVFDVLPRFFVHQDAWVTLAALEVYVRRAYRAYTLKGIQYHSSGEPPLLSWDFTLDKLGQPEFGGVTSTHPSTPSTPTTESNPFRRLNSISDMSYLVNDGSNEPTRKGVLLPVQYLEDAEEYLPRALEVFPRAGSKAKKPSDNGLLATLEGKRRPAPRIESDNELTGVCNIAIRDVEDLDDTQIVSQINGILADVKDELLARRIRRVTFICGKNGIYPGYYTFRGPTYEEDESIRHSEPALAFQLELGRLSKFKIKPVFTENRNIHVYEAIGKGPESDKALDKRYFVRAVVRPGRLRDDIPTAEYLISEADRLMNDILDALEIIGNNNSDLNHIFINFSPVFNLQPKDVEEALAGFLDRFGRRLWRLRVTGAEIRILCTDPTTGVPYPLRVIITNTYGFIIQVELYIEKKSEKGEWVFHSIGGTNKLGSMHLRPVSTPYPTKEWLQPKRYKAHLMGTQYVYDFPELFRQAFQNSWTKAIAKVPSLAEQRPPVGECIDYTELVLDDTDNLVEISRGPGTNTHGMVGWLVTARTPEYPRGRRFIIVANDITFQIGSFGPQEDKFFHKCTELARKLGIPRIYLSANSGARIGMADELIPYFSVAWNDPGKPEAGFKYLYLTPEVKEKFDASKKKEVITELINDEGEERHKITTIIGAKDGLGVECLKGSGLIAGATSKAYEDIFTITLVTCRSVGIGAYLVRLGQRAIQVEGQPIILTGAPAINKLLGREVYTSNLQLGGTQIMYRNGVSHMTANDDFEGVQKIVEWMSFVPDRKGSPNPIRPWSDNWDRDIEYHPPPKQAYDPRWLIAGKEDEEGFLPGLFDAGSFEEALGGWARTVVVGRARLGGIPMGVIAVETRSVENVTPADPANPDSMEMISTEAGGVWYPNSAFKTAQALRDFNNGEQLPVMILANWRGFSGGQRDMYNEVLKYGSYIVDALVKYEQPIFVYIPPFGELRGGSWVVIDPTINPDQMEMYADEEARGGVLEPEGIVNIKYRRDKQLDTMARLDATYGELRRSLEDSSLSKEQLSEIKTKMAAREEQLLPVYLQIALQFADLHDRAGRMEAKNTIRRPLTWKNARRFFYWRVRRRLSEELILKRMVAAAPSPAPRDASSGAIPTTPAGNVSSTESARSTHLHTLRTWTGMLDDELERDDQRVALWYEENKKLIQTKIESLKTESVAADVAQLLIGNKDGGLKGVQQVLSMLPVEEKEAVLKYLSS; the protein is encoded by the exons ATGGCCCACGTCAACGGAACCTCGACAGCCCAATACAACCTCCCCTCACATTTTATCGGTGGTAACCACCTTGAAGCTGCAGCGCCAAGCAGTGTTAAGGACTTTGTGGCCAAGCATGGCGGTCATTCAGTAATTAGTTCG GTTTTGATTGCCAACAATGGTATCGCAGCTGTGAAAGAAATCCGTTCGGTCCGGAAATGGGCCTACGAAACATTCGGCAATGAACGTGCGATTCAGTTTACGGTGATGGCAACGCCAGAAGATTTGCGGGCAAATGCAGACTATATCCGTATGGCGGACCAATATGTTGAG GTTCCGGGGGGCACAAATAACAACAACTATGCGAACGTCGAGCTGATCGTTGATGTTGCCGAACGAATGGACGTCCACGCGGTGTGGGCCGGATGGGGTCATGCTTCTGAAAACCCCCGCTTACCTGAGTCTCTCGCTGCTTctcccaagaagatcctttTCATTGGACCACCGGCCTCGGCCATGCGCTCACTGGGTGATAAGATTTCGTCCACAATTGTCGCTCAACATGCTGGTGTGCCTTGCATCCCGTGGTCCGGAACTGGTGTCGAGGAGGTGAAGGTCGACGACAAGGGCATTGTCACtgtcgaagatgaagtttatAACCGCGGCTGCACCTTCTCACCGGAGGAAGGTCTCCAGAAAGCCAAGGAAATTGGTTTCCCTGTGATGATCAAGGCCTCcgaaggtggaggaggaaagggtaTCCGTAAAGttgaaagtgaagaggacTTCGTTAACTTGTACAATGCCGCCGCGAATGAAATTCCTGGATCCCCGATTTTCATTATGAAGCTTGCTGGAAATGCCCGCCACTTGGAAGTTCAGCTGCTGGCCGATCAGTACGGCAACAACATCTCCTTGTTTGGCAGAGATTGCTCGGTCCAACGGCGACACCAGAAGATCATTGAAGAGGCTCCCGTAACAATCGCCAAACCCACGACATTCCAGGCTATGGAGCGTGCGGCTGTCAGCCTCGGAAAGCTGGTTGGTTACGTGTCAGCTGGTACCGTGGAATATCTGTACTCCCATGCAGATGACAAGTTCTACTTCTTGGAACTGAATCCTCGTCTCCAGGTCGAGCACCCTACAACTGAAATGGTTTCGGGTGTCAACTTGCCAGCTGCCCAACTTCAGATTGCTATGGGTATTCCCCTGCACCGGATTCGCGACATCCGCTTGCTCTATGGTGTGGACCCGAACACATCTTCCGAGATTGACTTCGACTTCTCCAACGAAGAAAGCTACAAGACGCAACGCCGCCCGCAACCTAAGGGACATACGACTGCTTGCCGTATTACCTCCGAAGATCCCGGCGAGGGCTTCAAGCCTTCCAGTGGTACCATGCACGAACTGAACTTCCGCAGTTCGTCTAATGTTTGGGGTTACTTCTCTGTCGGTACAGCCGGAGGTATTCACAGTTTCTCAGACAGTCAGTTCGGTCATATCTTCGCCTATGGTGAGAATCGTTCTGCGTCAAGGAAACACATGGTTATCGCCTTGAAGGAATTGAGTATCCGTGGTGATTTCCGGACGACTGTCGAGTACTTGATCAAGCTACTGGAAACTCCTGCATTCGAGGACAACACAATCACGACTGGATGGCTTGATCAGCTGATCACCAATAAACTCACTGCTGAACGCCCTGATCCCATTGTTGCCGTGCTGTGTGGTGCGGTTACTAAGGCACACCAGGCCAGCGAAGCAGGTGTAGAGGAGTACCGGAAGGGTCTCGAGAAGGGTCAAGTGCCCTCGAAGGACGTTTTGAAGACCGTTTTCCCTGTTGATTTCATTTACGAAGGTCTGCGCTACAAATTCACCGCCACTAGAGCAAGCTTGGACAGCTACCACCTGTTCATTAACGGATCCAAGTGCTCTGTCGGCGTCCGTGCGTTGGCCGATGGTGGCTTGCTGGTCCTCCTCGACGGTCGCAGCCACAACGTCTACTGGAAGGAGGAAGCGGCTGCGACACGCCTCAGTGTCGATGGTAAGACCTGCCTGCTAGAGCAGGAGAACGACCCGACACAGCTCCGCACGCCATCTCCCGGAAAACTTGTCAAGTTCACTGTTGAGAATGGTGAGCACGTCCGGGCTGGTCAGGCCTTCGCTGAAGTCgaggtgatgaagatgtaCATGCCTTTGATCGCTCAGGAAGATGGAATTGTCCAATTGATCAAGCAGCCTGGTGCTACTTTGGAGGCCGGTGATATCCTCGGTATCCTCGCTTTGGATGATCCTTCCCGCGTTAAACATGCCCAGCCGTTCACCGGGCAGTTGCCGGATCTTGGACCTCCTCAGGTTGTGGGTAACAAGCCTCCACAGAGGTTCTTCCTGCTCCATAGCATCCTGGAAAACATTCTGCGAGGATTTGATAACCAAGTAATCATGGGTACTACGCTCAAGGAGCTTGTGGAAGTCCTTCGGGACCCTGAGCTTCCCTACGGAGAGTGGAATGCTCAATCCTCTGCTCTGCACTCTCGTATGCCTCAGAGACTGGACACTCAGCTTCAAAACATTGTCGATCGTGCACGCGCCCGCAAGACTGAATTCCCAGCCAAGCAGCTTCAGAAGACTATTGCTCGATTTATTGAAGAAAATCTCAATCCCGCGGATGCTGAAATCCTGAGAACAACTCTCTTGCCTCTGGAGCAAGTCATCAACAAGTATATCGACGGACTGAAGACCAACGAattcaatgtcttcattgGACTCTTGGAGCAATACTACGATGTGGAGAAGCTATTCTCCGGTCGCAACACTCGTGACGAAGATGCTATCCTGAAACTCCGAGACGAGCATAAGGATGATATTATTAGCGTTGTCCAGACTGTGCTCTCCCATAGTCGCATTGGTGCCAAGAATAACCTGATCCTTGCCATTCTGGCAATGTACCGTCCCAACCAACCTGGCGTCGGCAACGTTAGCAAGCACTTCAAGCCGATCCTCCAGAAACTCACAGAACTCGAATCCCGATCCGCCGCTAAGGTCACTCTGAAGGCACGTGAGGTTCTCATCCAGTGCGCTCTTCCCTCTTTGGAGGAACGTCTCTCGCAAATGGAACTAATTTTGCGTTCCTCGGTTGTTGAGTCGCGCTACGGTGAGACCGGTTGGGACCATCGCGAACCCGATTTCGGCGtgttgaaggaggtggtCGATTCGAAGTACACTGTTTTCGATGTGCTGCCTCGATTCTTCGTGCATCAAGATGCGTGGGTCACGCTGGCTGCTCTCGAGGTCTATGTTCGCCGTGCCTACCGTGCCTACACCTTGAAAGGCATTCAGTATCACTCTTCCGGCGAGCCGCCCCTGCTGTCGTGGGACTTCACCCTTGATAAGCTTGGACAACCTGAGTTTGGCGGCGTCACGTCTACACACCCGTCGACTCCAAGCACCCCAACAACCGAGAGCAATCCCTTCCGCAGGCTGAACTCCATCAGTGACATGTCCTATCTGGTCAATGATGGAAGCAACGAGCCTACCAGAAAGGGTGTccttcttccagttcagTACTTggaggatgcagaggaaTACCTCCCTAGAGCCCTGGAGGTCTTTCCTCGGGCTGGCTcaaaggccaagaagccTTCTGATAATGGCCTTCTTGCCACACTGGAGGGCAAGCGTCGACCAGCTCCTCGAATTGAAAGCGACAACGAGTTGACTGGTGTTTGCAATATCGCTATCCGCGATGTTGAAGACCTTGACGACACACAGATTGTCTCTCAAATTAATGGAATTCTGGCTGATGTCAAGGATGAGTTGCTTGCTCGTCGCATCCGCCGTGTGACTTTTATCTGTGGCAAGAATGGCATCTACCCAGGTTACTACACCTTCCGAGGACCTACTtacgaggaggatgagagcATCCGTCACAGCGAGCCTGCCCTGGCGTTCCAGCTGGAACTCGGCCGTTTGTCCAAGTTTAAGATCAAGCCAGTGTTCACAGAAAACCGTAACATTCACGTCTATGAAGCGATTGGTAAGGGTCCGGAGAGTGACAAAGCATTGGACAAGCGGTACTTTGTGCGTGCGGTAGTGCGTCCGGGCCGCCTTCGTGACGATATCCCTACGGCTGAGTATCTGATCTCCGAGGCTGACCGACTGATGAACGATATCTTGGATGCTCTCGAGATCATTGGCAACAACAACTCTGATTTGaaccacatcttcatcaacttcTCTCCTGTGTTCAACCTGCAGCCGAAGGACGTCGAGGAGGCTCTGGCTGGCTTCTTGGATCGTTTCGGCCGTCGCCTCTGGCGACTTCGCGTCACTGGTGCTGAAATCCGTATCCTGTGCACTGACCCCACCACCGGAGTCCCATACCCTCTGCGTGTGATCATCACCAACACCTATGGTTTCATCATTCAGGTGGAACTCTACATTGAGAAGAAGTCCGAAAAGGGCGAATGGGTCTTCCACAGCATTGGTGGTACCAACAAGCTCGGATCCATGCATTTGCGCCCTGTCTCCACGCCCTACCCCACCAAGGAGTGGCTCCAACCTAAGCGGTACAAGGCTCATCTGATGGGCACTCAATATGTGTACGATTTCCCTGAGCTCTTCAGACAAGCATTCCAGAATAGCTGGACCAAAGCCATCGCAAAGGTGCCATCATTGGCGGAGCAGCGCCCTCCCGTTGGTGAATGCATCGACTACACGGAGCTTGTGCTGGATGACACTGACAACCTGGTGGAAATCTCGAGAGGCCCTGGTACGAACACGCACGGtatggttggttggctcgTGACTGCCCGTACTCCTGAATATCCTCGTGGACGGCGATTCATCATCGTTGCCAATGATATCACATTCCAAATTGGATCGTTTGGTCCACAGGAGGACAAGTTCTTCCACAAGTGTACTGAGCTGGCAAGAAAGCTTGGCATTCCTCGTATCTACCTTTCTGCCAACTCGGGTGCTCGTATCGGAATGGCTGATGAGCTGATTCCCTACTTCTCGGTCGCTTGGAATGATCCTGGAAAACCCGAGGCTGGGTTCAAGTACCTCTACCTGACTCCCGAggtcaaggagaagttcgACGCgagcaaaaagaaggaagttaTCACTGAGTTGATAAACGATGAAGGTGAAGAGCGGCACAAGATCACCACTATCATCGGTGCAAAGGACGGCCTTGGTGTTGAGTGTCTTAAGGGCTCTGGTCTAATTGCAGGTGCTACCTCCAAGGCCTACGAagacatcttcaccatcactCTGGTCACTTGCCGTTCGGTTGGTATCGGTGCCTATCTCGTCCGTCTCGGACAAAGAGCTATCCAGGTCGAGGGCCAGCCAATTATCCTCACAGGTGCTCCGGCTATTAACAAGCTGTTGGGCAGAGAGGTCTACACATCCAACCTCCAACTTGGTGGAACGCAGATTATGTATAGGAACGGAGTTTCGCACATGACTGCGAATGATGATTTCGAAGGTGTGCAGAAGATTGTGGAATGGATGTCCTTCGTTCCTGACAGGAAGGGATCACCCAATCCCATCCGTCCTTGGTCGGACAATTGGGACCGTGACATCGAGTACCACCCTCCGCCCAAGCAGGCCTATGACCCTCGCTGGCTCATTGCCGGtaaagaggatgaggagggcTTCCTTCCGGGCTTGTTTGATGCGGGATCTttcgaagaagctcttggTGGCTGGGCTCGtactgttgttgttggtcgCGCGCGACTGGGTGGTATCCCTATGGGTGTCATCGCTGTTGAGACCCGCTCGGTGGAGAACGTTACTCCAGCCGACCCGGCCAACCCTGACtcgatggagatgatcaGCACCGAAGCCGGTGGAGTGTGGTACCCCAACTCTGCCTTCAAGACAGCCCAAGCCCTTCGTGACTTCAACAATGGTGAACAACTGCCTGTCATGATCCTGGCCAACTGGAGGGGTTTCTCAGGTGGACAGCGCGATATGTACAACGAGGTTCTGAAGTATGGGTCATACATCGTCGATGCTTTGGTCAAATATGAGCAGCCCATCTTCGTCTACATCCCGCCCTTCGGTGAACTCCGTGGTGGTTCTTGGGTCGTCATTGACCCTACAATCAATCCAGACCAAATGGAGATGTACGCTGATGAGGAAGCTCGCGGTGGTGTTCTTGAGCCTGAGGGTATTGTTAACATCAAATACCGCCGTGACAAGCAGTTGGATACCATGGCTCGCCTGGATGCTACTTATGGTGAGCTCCGACGCTCTCTGGAAGACTCGTCGCTCAGTAAAGAGCAGCTGTCGGAGATCAAGACTAAGATGGCTGCCCGCGAGGAGCAACTTCTGCCCGTCTATTTGCAGATTGCTCTGCAGTTTGCTGATCTTCATGATCGTGCTGGCCGCATGGAGGCCAAGAACACTATTCGCCGGCCGCTCACCTGGAAGAACGCACGTCGATTCTTCTACTGGCGTGTGCGTCGCCGTCTCAGCGAGGAACTTATCCTCAAGCGCATGGTTGCTGCGGCACCGTCTCCCGCACCCCGCGACGCCAGCAGTGGTGCCATCCCGACCACCCCAGCCGGAAACGTCTCTTCTACTGAATCCGCTCGCTCGACTCACCTTCACACCCTGCGTACCTGGACTGGAATGCTTGATGACGAGTTGGAGCGTGATGACCAACGTGTGGCCTTGTGGTatgaggagaacaagaagctaATCCAGACAAAGATTGAATCCCTCAAGACCGAGTCCGTTGCTGCAGATGTTGCGCAATTGCTTATCGGCAACAAGGACGGTGGATTGAAGGGTGTCCAGCAGGTTCTGAGCATGCTGCctgtcgaagagaaggaagctgtTCTTAAGTACCTTTCGTCATAA